One segment of Curtobacterium poinsettiae DNA contains the following:
- a CDS encoding LysR substrate-binding domain-containing protein, with product MDREPDVDLRQLRAFLAVADELHFGRAAERLRIAQPALSQQIRRTERALGVDLFVRTSRSVALTAAGRVLQGRARSLLGQVRRDLDETVRVGRGEIGRLDVGFVVSALPLGPIERVQAFRERYPLVRVDLTEGYSSTLLARIVRGELDLAVVRDADPDPAVRLLPFRSEAFVAAVPRGHRLAGRAAIRGTELVNEPFVFFPAVAGSLATERNLAPVTAGGRRPVIVQEATTWATVLHLVGVGLGVTVVPESAALAAPDTVALLPLEGSDHRSELAWAMRADDDREILRNFVAAD from the coding sequence ATGGATCGGGAACCGGACGTCGACCTCCGTCAGCTCCGCGCGTTCCTGGCCGTGGCCGACGAACTGCACTTCGGTCGGGCTGCCGAGCGACTCCGCATCGCGCAGCCCGCGCTGTCCCAGCAGATCCGGCGGACCGAGCGCGCGCTCGGCGTCGACCTGTTCGTCCGCACGAGCCGCAGCGTCGCGCTCACCGCCGCCGGCCGGGTGCTGCAGGGCCGTGCGCGATCGCTGCTCGGGCAGGTGCGGCGGGACCTCGACGAGACGGTGCGGGTCGGCCGGGGCGAGATCGGTCGGCTCGACGTCGGGTTCGTCGTCTCCGCGCTGCCCCTCGGTCCGATCGAACGCGTGCAGGCGTTCCGGGAGCGCTACCCCCTGGTCCGGGTGGACCTGACCGAGGGGTACTCGTCGACCCTGCTCGCCCGGATCGTCCGCGGCGAGCTCGACCTCGCCGTCGTCCGCGATGCCGACCCGGACCCCGCCGTGCGGCTGCTGCCGTTCCGGTCCGAGGCCTTCGTCGCGGCGGTCCCGCGTGGACACCGGCTCGCGGGCCGTGCGGCCATCCGCGGGACCGAGCTCGTGAACGAGCCGTTCGTGTTCTTCCCCGCCGTGGCCGGTTCGCTCGCGACCGAGCGCAACCTCGCACCGGTCACCGCCGGTGGTCGCCGTCCCGTCATCGTGCAGGAGGCCACGACCTGGGCGACCGTGCTGCACCTGGTGGGGGTCGGCCTCGGTGTCACGGTGGTGCCGGAGAGTGCCGCGCTCGCCGCACCCGACACCGTGGCGCTCCTGCCGCTCGAGGGCAGCGACCACCGCAGCGAGCTCGCCTGGGCGATGCGCGCCGACGACGACCGCGAGATCCTGCGCAACTTCGTCGCCGCGGACTGA
- a CDS encoding FBP domain-containing protein, whose protein sequence is MKPLTEADIRSSFVNATPDELAQLPIPGLHETLWDEREFLGWRDPQAARRGYIVSWMDERPAGIVVRSAGGSLRPGIAAMCSFCHSPQPATQVRLFSAARAGESGRNGNTIGTYICEDLGCPMLIRTAPPHLNPPATIAMRGASLLQRVQNFTADITGTA, encoded by the coding sequence GTGAAGCCACTGACCGAAGCCGACATCCGATCGTCGTTCGTGAACGCCACCCCCGACGAACTCGCACAGCTGCCCATCCCCGGCCTGCACGAGACGCTCTGGGACGAACGCGAGTTCCTGGGCTGGCGCGACCCGCAGGCCGCCCGCCGCGGGTACATCGTGTCCTGGATGGACGAGCGCCCGGCGGGCATCGTCGTCCGGTCCGCCGGTGGCTCGCTGCGCCCCGGCATCGCCGCGATGTGCTCGTTCTGCCACTCGCCGCAGCCCGCGACCCAGGTCCGGCTGTTCTCCGCAGCGCGTGCCGGTGAGTCCGGGCGCAACGGCAACACGATCGGCACCTACATCTGCGAAGACCTCGGGTGCCCGATGCTCATCCGGACCGCGCCGCCGCACCTGAACCCGCCCGCGACCATCGCGATGCGTGGCGCCTCCCTGCTGCAGCGCGTGCAGAACTTCACCGCGGACATCACCGGGACGGCGTGA
- a CDS encoding M56 family metallopeptidase produces MVVAGIALIVLALAVVVFAPRVLTRSAWTIDLPRTALVCWSVAVLLGVVGFVAGITLVVLADRPVTELFGGDDSPTHGFNVGVALLAVVAFVVAVRVRPGPEHEAVRQAMRSGVAPHREIDGTPVAVVEADHALACAVPGRSGGVLVSTGLADRLRTDELEAVVAHERAHLTQHHAAAVAVAESIERAVPWVPGARAMARSTRVLVEFAADDAAARRVGRDALRRAVLVADGSSALGAIRASRLS; encoded by the coding sequence GTGGTCGTCGCCGGCATCGCGCTCATCGTCCTCGCACTCGCGGTGGTGGTGTTCGCACCCCGGGTCCTGACCCGTTCCGCCTGGACGATCGACCTGCCCCGCACCGCGCTGGTCTGCTGGTCGGTCGCGGTCCTGCTCGGCGTCGTCGGCTTCGTGGCCGGCATCACCCTCGTGGTGCTCGCCGACCGTCCGGTCACCGAGCTGTTCGGCGGGGACGACTCCCCCACGCACGGCTTCAACGTCGGCGTCGCGCTGCTCGCGGTCGTCGCGTTCGTCGTCGCGGTCCGGGTGCGCCCCGGTCCGGAACACGAGGCCGTCCGGCAGGCGATGCGTTCCGGCGTCGCCCCGCACCGCGAGATCGACGGCACCCCCGTCGCCGTCGTCGAGGCCGACCACGCACTGGCGTGCGCCGTGCCGGGTCGGAGCGGTGGCGTGCTCGTCAGCACCGGCTTGGCAGACCGGTTGCGCACCGACGAACTGGAGGCCGTGGTCGCCCACGAACGCGCCCACCTGACCCAGCACCACGCGGCTGCGGTCGCGGTCGCGGAATCGATCGAACGTGCGGTCCCGTGGGTGCCCGGCGCGCGCGCGATGGCGCGGTCGACGCGTGTGCTCGTCGAGTTCGCCGCGGACGACGCGGCGGCCCGTCGCGTCGGACGCGACGCACTGCGCCGGGCGGTGCTGGTGGCGGACGGGAGCAGCGCGCTCGGGGCGATCCGTGCCTCCAGGCTGTCGTAG
- a CDS encoding BlaI/MecI/CopY family transcriptional regulator yields MAGQRSRPRGQLEQAVLDALRSADAGRTARQVLDAFPEPRPALTTVLTVLDRLGRKGQVEREQHDDAPLTFRAVHSRDEQTASLMSSALAASSDREAALLRFTGSLASDDLEALRRALDARARS; encoded by the coding sequence ATGGCCGGACAACGATCGCGCCCCCGCGGGCAGCTGGAGCAGGCGGTGCTCGACGCACTCCGCTCCGCCGACGCCGGGCGCACCGCACGCCAGGTGCTCGACGCGTTCCCGGAGCCCCGCCCCGCGCTGACGACCGTCCTCACCGTGCTCGACCGGCTCGGCCGCAAGGGCCAGGTGGAACGCGAGCAGCACGACGACGCTCCCCTGACGTTCCGCGCCGTGCACAGTCGCGACGAGCAGACCGCCTCCCTGATGTCGAGCGCGCTGGCCGCATCGTCCGACCGCGAGGCCGCGCTGCTGCGGTTCACCGGCTCACTCGCCTCGGACGACCTCGAGGCCCTGCGCCGCGCCCTCGACGCCCGCGCCCGCTCCTGA
- the gcvT gene encoding glycine cleavage system aminomethyltransferase GcvT has translation MSPSPLPTPGQRSSPLEAVHEAAGATFTDFAGYRMPVRYSSDLAEHHAVRQAAGVFDLSHMAEIGVTGTDAVAFLDHALAGSFGTMPIGRAKYSLLLAEDGGILDDLVVYRTDDDVFLVVANAANRDVAVSALTARADGFDVEVSDDSDTTALVAIQGPAAAGTLDALVVADRLQPETPLDELGYYRVLHALFDGADVLVARTGYTGEDGFEVYSAPDTAPVLWDALLEAGADRGVVPAGLAARDTLRLEAGMPLYGHELGTDVRPAQAGLGRVVAKDGDFVGAAGVTPSADARVLVGLVTEGRRAPRAGYDVVLDGTVVGTVTSGALSPTLGHPVAMAFVDPAALAAVSDGAQALHIDVRGTAVPSTISAFPFYRRASKG, from the coding sequence ATGAGTCCGTCCCCACTGCCCACGCCGGGTCAGCGTTCGTCGCCGCTCGAAGCCGTGCACGAGGCCGCCGGTGCGACCTTCACCGACTTCGCCGGGTACCGCATGCCCGTGCGCTACTCGTCGGACCTCGCCGAGCACCACGCCGTGCGCCAGGCCGCCGGGGTCTTCGACCTGTCGCACATGGCCGAGATCGGGGTGACCGGCACCGACGCCGTCGCCTTCCTCGACCACGCGCTCGCCGGGTCCTTCGGCACGATGCCGATCGGCCGCGCCAAGTACTCGCTGCTGCTCGCCGAGGACGGCGGGATCCTCGACGACCTGGTCGTGTACCGGACCGACGACGACGTCTTCCTGGTCGTCGCGAACGCGGCCAACCGCGACGTCGCCGTCAGCGCGCTCACCGCCCGTGCCGACGGGTTCGACGTCGAGGTCTCCGACGACTCCGACACCACGGCCCTCGTCGCGATCCAGGGCCCCGCGGCTGCCGGCACGCTGGACGCGCTCGTCGTCGCCGACCGCCTGCAGCCCGAGACCCCGCTCGACGAACTCGGGTACTACCGCGTGCTGCACGCGCTGTTCGACGGTGCCGACGTGCTCGTCGCGCGGACCGGGTACACCGGCGAGGACGGCTTCGAGGTCTACTCCGCCCCGGACACCGCCCCCGTGCTGTGGGACGCCCTGCTCGAGGCCGGTGCCGACCGCGGGGTCGTCCCCGCCGGGCTCGCCGCACGGGACACGCTGCGGCTCGAGGCCGGCATGCCCCTGTACGGGCACGAACTCGGCACCGACGTCCGTCCGGCCCAGGCCGGCCTCGGCCGCGTCGTCGCGAAGGACGGCGACTTCGTCGGAGCTGCCGGCGTCACCCCGTCCGCGGACGCCCGGGTGCTCGTCGGCCTGGTGACCGAGGGACGCCGCGCTCCCCGCGCCGGCTACGACGTCGTGCTCGACGGCACGGTCGTCGGCACCGTGACCTCGGGCGCGCTCTCGCCGACGCTCGGCCACCCCGTCGCGATGGCCTTCGTCGACCCCGCCGCGCTCGCGGCCGTGTCGGACGGGGCACAGGCCCTCCACATCGACGTCCGCGGGACTGCCGTCCCCAGCACGATCTCCGCGTTCCCCTTCTACCGCCGCGCCTCGAAAGGCTGA
- the gcvH gene encoding glycine cleavage system protein GcvH has product MTDQTALQYTADHEWLLVEGDTVTVGITDHAAEQLGDVVYVELPAVGTATTAGAQIGEIESTKSVGELFAPIEGEVVEVNDAVVDTPDTVNQDPFGAGWLVKIKVDGTSFPEDLMDHDAYRASIA; this is encoded by the coding sequence ATGACCGACCAGACCGCACTCCAGTACACGGCCGACCACGAGTGGCTGCTCGTCGAGGGCGACACCGTCACCGTCGGCATCACCGACCACGCCGCCGAGCAGCTCGGTGACGTCGTCTACGTCGAGCTCCCCGCCGTCGGCACCGCCACGACCGCCGGTGCACAGATCGGCGAGATCGAGTCGACCAAGAGCGTCGGCGAGCTCTTCGCCCCGATCGAGGGCGAGGTCGTCGAGGTCAACGACGCCGTCGTCGACACCCCCGACACCGTCAACCAGGACCCGTTCGGTGCTGGCTGGCTCGTGAAGATCAAGGTCGACGGCACCTCGTTCCCCGAGGACCTGATGGACCACGACGCGTACCGGGCCTCCATCGCATGA
- the gcvP gene encoding aminomethyl-transferring glycine dehydrogenase, which translates to MTAFENLQTSFADRHIGTTPADQQAMLDVVGQPSLDALVRAAIPESIHVGPVADSVIPAAVGETEALAELRAKAGRNTVRRAMIGLGYHGTHTPAVIQRNVLENPSWYTAYTPYQPEISQGRLEALINFQTMVSDLTGMATAGASMLDEGTAVVEGMLLARRASRVKGDAFLVDADLLPQTRALLDHRADAVGITLRAFDAADGPSDDQLDGAFGVILQYPGASGRIVDPSSVIERVHAGGGIAVVAADLLAMTLLASPGDLGADVAVGTSQRFGVPLGFGGPHAGYLAVRAGLERQLPGRLVGVSFDADGQMAYRLSLQTREQHIRREKATSNICTAQVLLAVMASMYAVYHGPEGLRFIAGRVARTTGALAAVARDAGVEVVHDAFFDTLTLRAVGRAEVIVAAAQDAGYLLHVVDADTFQLSVDETTTPDDVVALAGVLGAVDVTVPATETAVRDAATGLPAALQRESDYLTHPVFSAHRSETRMMRYLKHLSDKDYALDRGMIPLGSCTMKLNAATEMAAVTWPEFANIHPFAPREDVEGYLDMIGDLESWLAEVTGYDTVSLQPNAGSQGELAGLLAIRGYHQANGDSERTVCLIPSSAHGTNAASAVLAGMQVVVVACDENGNVDLEDLRARVEANADTLAALMITYPSTHGVYEHDIREICDAVHHAGGQVYVDGANLNALLGHARFGDFGGDVSHLNLHKTFCIPHGGGGPGVGPVAAKAHLAPFLPGHPFAQQADRRSGATAAEADDRLAHAGGPVSAAPYGSPSILPITWTYVRMMGLEGLTHATEAAVLGANYIAARLRDAFPVLYTGDDGLVAHECILDLRPLRDTTGITVDDVAKRLVDYGFHAPTMSFPVAGTLMVEPTESEDLAELDRFVDAMLAIRAEAAAVERGEWPADDNPLVHAPHTASSVISGDWAHAYTREQAVYPLPGISGRKYWPPVRRIDQAYGDRNLVCACPPIEAFA; encoded by the coding sequence ATGACCGCGTTCGAGAACCTCCAGACGTCCTTCGCCGACCGCCACATCGGCACCACCCCCGCCGACCAGCAGGCCATGCTCGACGTCGTCGGACAGCCGTCGCTCGACGCGCTGGTCCGTGCGGCGATCCCGGAGTCCATCCACGTCGGCCCCGTCGCCGACTCGGTGATCCCGGCCGCCGTCGGCGAGACCGAGGCGCTCGCCGAACTCCGCGCCAAGGCCGGCCGCAACACCGTCCGCCGCGCCATGATCGGCCTCGGCTACCACGGCACCCACACGCCCGCGGTGATCCAGCGCAACGTGCTCGAGAACCCGAGCTGGTACACGGCGTACACGCCCTACCAGCCGGAGATCTCGCAGGGCCGCCTCGAAGCGCTCATCAACTTCCAGACGATGGTGTCCGACCTGACCGGCATGGCCACCGCCGGCGCCTCGATGCTCGACGAGGGCACCGCCGTGGTCGAGGGCATGCTCCTCGCCCGCCGCGCGTCCAGGGTCAAGGGCGACGCGTTCCTCGTCGACGCCGACCTGCTGCCGCAGACCCGTGCACTGCTCGACCACCGTGCCGACGCCGTGGGCATCACGCTGCGCGCGTTCGACGCTGCCGACGGCCCGAGCGACGACCAGCTCGACGGCGCGTTCGGCGTCATCCTGCAGTACCCGGGCGCCTCGGGCCGCATCGTCGACCCGTCGTCCGTCATCGAGCGGGTCCACGCCGGTGGCGGCATCGCCGTCGTCGCCGCCGACCTGCTCGCGATGACCCTGCTCGCCAGCCCCGGTGACCTGGGTGCCGACGTGGCCGTCGGGACGAGCCAGCGCTTCGGCGTCCCGCTCGGCTTCGGTGGCCCGCACGCCGGCTACCTCGCCGTGCGCGCCGGCCTCGAGCGTCAGCTCCCCGGTCGCCTGGTCGGGGTGTCCTTCGACGCCGACGGTCAGATGGCCTACCGCCTCAGCCTGCAGACCCGCGAGCAGCACATCCGCCGCGAGAAGGCGACGAGCAACATCTGCACCGCGCAGGTCCTGCTCGCCGTGATGGCCTCGATGTACGCGGTCTACCACGGGCCCGAGGGCCTGCGGTTCATCGCCGGCCGGGTCGCACGGACCACCGGGGCGCTCGCCGCCGTGGCGCGTGACGCCGGGGTCGAGGTCGTGCACGACGCCTTCTTCGACACGCTCACCCTGCGGGCCGTCGGTCGCGCCGAGGTGATCGTCGCGGCAGCGCAGGACGCCGGCTACCTGCTGCACGTCGTGGACGCCGACACGTTCCAGCTGTCCGTCGACGAGACGACCACGCCCGACGACGTCGTGGCGCTCGCGGGCGTGCTCGGGGCGGTGGACGTGACCGTCCCCGCGACCGAGACCGCCGTGCGCGACGCAGCCACGGGCCTCCCGGCCGCCCTCCAGCGCGAGAGCGACTACCTGACGCACCCCGTGTTCAGCGCGCACCGCAGCGAGACCCGCATGATGCGGTACCTCAAGCACCTGTCCGACAAGGACTACGCGCTCGACCGCGGCATGATCCCGCTCGGCAGCTGCACGATGAAGCTCAACGCGGCGACCGAGATGGCCGCCGTGACCTGGCCGGAGTTCGCGAACATCCACCCGTTCGCACCGCGCGAGGACGTCGAGGGGTACCTCGACATGATCGGCGACCTCGAGTCGTGGCTCGCCGAGGTCACCGGCTACGACACCGTGTCCCTGCAGCCGAACGCCGGCAGCCAGGGTGAGCTCGCAGGACTGCTGGCCATCCGCGGGTACCACCAGGCCAACGGCGACAGCGAGCGCACGGTCTGCCTGATCCCGTCGAGCGCGCACGGCACGAACGCCGCGTCCGCCGTGCTCGCCGGCATGCAGGTCGTCGTGGTGGCCTGCGACGAGAACGGCAACGTCGACCTCGAGGACCTCCGGGCCCGCGTCGAAGCCAACGCCGACACCCTCGCGGCGCTGATGATCACGTACCCGTCCACGCACGGCGTCTACGAGCACGACATCCGCGAGATCTGCGACGCCGTGCACCACGCCGGCGGTCAGGTCTACGTCGACGGCGCGAACCTCAATGCGCTGCTCGGGCACGCCCGCTTCGGCGACTTCGGCGGCGACGTGTCGCACCTCAACCTGCACAAGACCTTCTGCATCCCGCACGGCGGTGGCGGCCCCGGCGTGGGACCCGTCGCCGCGAAGGCGCACCTGGCACCGTTCCTGCCCGGGCACCCGTTCGCACAGCAGGCCGACCGGCGCTCCGGTGCGACCGCCGCCGAGGCGGACGACCGCCTGGCGCACGCCGGCGGCCCGGTCAGTGCCGCGCCGTACGGCAGCCCGAGCATCCTGCCGATCACGTGGACGTACGTCCGGATGATGGGGCTCGAGGGCCTCACCCATGCGACCGAGGCCGCGGTGCTCGGGGCGAACTACATCGCGGCTCGCCTGCGCGACGCGTTCCCGGTGCTGTACACGGGCGACGACGGACTGGTCGCGCACGAGTGCATCCTCGACCTCCGCCCGCTGCGCGACACCACCGGCATCACGGTGGACGACGTCGCGAAGCGCCTGGTCGACTACGGGTTCCACGCCCCGACGATGTCGTTCCCGGTGGCGGGCACGCTCATGGTCGAACCGACCGAGAGCGAGGACCTCGCCGAGCTCGACCGCTTCGTCGACGCGATGCTCGCGATCCGGGCCGAGGCCGCGGCGGTGGAGCGCGGAGAGTGGCCGGCGGACGACAACCCGCTGGTGCACGCGCCGCACACCGCCTCGTCGGTGATCTCGGGGGACTGGGCACACGCCTACACCCGGGAGCAGGCCGTCTACCCGCTGCCGGGCATCAGCGGCCGGAAGTACTGGCCGCCGGTGCGTCGGATCGACCAGGCGTACGGGGACCGCAACCTGGTGTGCGCCTGCCCGCCGATCGAGGCCTTCGCCTGA
- a CDS encoding peptide ABC transporter substrate-binding protein — protein MIKKRAGLSALAVLGATALALTACSSNSSDGGGSGSANASGIVTTNGSEPQNPLIPSNTTETGGGKIIDSLFEGLVSYDADGKPVNEVAKSIDTDDSKTFDITLNTNYTFTNGEKVTAESFTKAWNWAAQKSNAQGASYFFENIEGYNADKDSELTGLKVVDDDEFTVTLKSAQSDFPLSLGYSAFVPLPSAFYDDTKAFGENPIGNGPYKLDGKKAWTHNQSIKLVTNKDYEGKRKPKNGGLTITFYASQDTAYSDAQGGNLDVLDAVPDSAFKTYKSDFPDSNVNQPAAIFQAIYLPYYLDHWKGEEGKLRREAVSMAINRKQITDKIFDGTRTPAKDFTSPVIAGWNDDLDGSDVLDYDESEAKKLWAEADKISKYDDTLTITYNADGGHEAWVTAVTNSISNTLGIKAEGNAIPTFQEALDLQTNDKLTGGSRTGWQADYPSLYNFLGPTMGEGSSNNYSRYDSKEYNELLAKGRSAATVEEGNKSFDQAQELLFEDLPEIPLWYSNVTGVWNADNVSNVKFGWNSVPLYYDIEVNN, from the coding sequence TTGATCAAGAAGCGCGCCGGGCTCTCAGCCCTCGCCGTGCTCGGGGCCACAGCACTCGCCCTGACCGCCTGCTCCAGCAACAGCTCCGACGGGGGTGGCTCGGGCTCGGCGAACGCGTCCGGGATCGTCACCACCAACGGCAGCGAGCCCCAGAACCCGCTGATCCCGTCGAACACCACCGAGACCGGTGGCGGCAAGATCATCGACTCGCTCTTCGAGGGCCTCGTCTCGTACGACGCCGACGGCAAGCCGGTCAACGAGGTCGCCAAGAGCATCGACACCGATGACTCGAAGACGTTCGACATCACGCTGAACACCAACTACACCTTCACCAACGGCGAGAAGGTCACGGCCGAGTCGTTCACCAAGGCGTGGAACTGGGCAGCCCAGAAGTCGAACGCCCAGGGCGCCAGCTACTTCTTCGAGAACATCGAGGGCTACAACGCCGACAAGGACTCCGAGCTCACCGGCCTCAAGGTCGTGGACGACGACGAGTTCACCGTCACGCTGAAGTCGGCGCAGTCCGACTTCCCGCTGTCGCTCGGCTACTCGGCGTTCGTGCCGCTGCCGTCGGCGTTCTACGACGACACCAAGGCGTTCGGTGAGAACCCGATCGGCAACGGCCCGTACAAGCTCGACGGGAAGAAGGCCTGGACGCACAACCAGTCCATCAAGCTCGTCACCAACAAGGACTACGAGGGCAAGCGCAAGCCGAAGAACGGTGGTCTGACGATCACGTTCTACGCTTCGCAGGACACCGCGTACTCCGACGCCCAGGGCGGCAACCTCGACGTCCTCGACGCCGTGCCGGACAGCGCCTTCAAGACCTACAAGTCCGACTTCCCGGACTCGAACGTCAACCAGCCCGCCGCGATCTTCCAGGCGATCTACCTGCCCTACTACCTCGATCACTGGAAGGGTGAAGAGGGCAAGCTGCGTCGCGAGGCCGTCTCGATGGCGATCAACCGCAAGCAGATCACCGACAAGATCTTCGACGGCACCCGCACCCCGGCCAAGGACTTCACCTCCCCGGTGATCGCCGGCTGGAACGACGACCTCGACGGTTCGGACGTCCTGGACTACGACGAGTCCGAGGCCAAGAAGCTCTGGGCCGAGGCCGACAAGATCTCGAAGTACGACGACACGCTCACCATCACGTACAACGCCGATGGTGGCCACGAGGCCTGGGTGACCGCGGTCACGAACTCGATCTCGAACACGCTCGGCATCAAGGCCGAGGGCAACGCGATCCCGACGTTCCAGGAAGCCCTGGACCTCCAGACGAACGACAAGCTCACGGGCGGCAGCCGCACCGGTTGGCAGGCCGACTACCCGTCGCTGTACAACTTCCTCGGCCCGACCATGGGTGAGGGCTCGTCGAACAACTACTCGCGGTACGACTCCAAGGAGTACAACGAGCTGCTCGCCAAGGGCCGTTCGGCTGCGACCGTCGAAGAGGGCAACAAGTCCTTCGACCAGGCTCAGGAACTCCTGTTCGAAGACCTGCCCGAGATCCCGCTCTGGTACTCCAACGTGACCGGTGTCTGGAACGCGGACAACGTCTCGAACGTGAAGTTCGGCTGGAACTCGGTGCCGCTGTACTACGACATCGAGGTCAACAACTGA
- a CDS encoding ABC transporter permease: MLWYLGKRLLQLIPVFFGATFLIYFLVFSLPGDPIAALFGDRQPSPQVIETLRQQYNLDKPFIVQYLLWIGGVFRGDLGVTYSGLPVSQQLASAFPITARLAILALVFEAVAGIVVGVIAGLRKGKLFDATALVVSLLLISVPTFVVGFVLQYVFGIKLGLFRVTVSGEAPWSELVLPAIVLASVSFAYIVRLTRASVAENMSADFVRTATAKGLPRRRVVGVHIFRNSLIPVVTYLGVDIGNLMVGAIVTEGIFNINGVGGTVFRAVKLGEGPTVVSFVAVMVIIFMLANLLVDLLYAVLDPRIRYAK, translated from the coding sequence ATGCTCTGGTACCTCGGCAAGCGCCTCCTGCAACTCATCCCCGTGTTCTTCGGGGCCACGTTCCTCATCTACTTCCTGGTCTTCTCGCTGCCCGGCGACCCGATCGCCGCGCTGTTCGGCGACCGGCAGCCGTCGCCGCAGGTCATCGAGACGCTGCGTCAGCAGTACAACCTCGACAAGCCGTTCATCGTGCAGTACCTGCTCTGGATCGGCGGCGTGTTCCGCGGCGACCTCGGCGTGACCTACTCGGGTCTGCCCGTCAGCCAGCAGCTCGCATCGGCCTTCCCGATCACCGCGCGCCTGGCGATCCTCGCGCTCGTGTTCGAGGCCGTCGCCGGCATCGTCGTCGGCGTCATCGCGGGTCTGCGCAAGGGCAAGCTGTTCGACGCCACCGCGCTCGTCGTGTCGCTCCTGCTCATCTCGGTGCCGACCTTCGTCGTCGGGTTCGTGCTGCAGTACGTCTTCGGCATCAAGCTCGGACTGTTCCGGGTCACGGTGTCCGGCGAGGCGCCGTGGAGCGAACTCGTCCTGCCGGCGATCGTCCTCGCCTCGGTCTCGTTCGCGTACATCGTGCGTCTGACCCGGGCCAGCGTCGCCGAGAACATGAGCGCCGACTTCGTGCGGACCGCCACGGCCAAGGGTCTGCCCCGTCGTCGTGTCGTCGGCGTGCACATCTTCCGGAACTCGCTCATCCCCGTGGTGACCTACCTGGGTGTCGACATCGGCAACCTGATGGTCGGCGCGATCGTCACCGAGGGCATCTTCAACATCAACGGTGTCGGCGGCACGGTGTTCCGCGCCGTCAAGCTCGGCGAGGGCCCGACGGTGGTCTCCTTCGTCGCCGTGATGGTCATCATCTTCATGCTCGCCAACCTCCTGGTGGACCTGCTCTACGCCGTCCTGGACCCGAGGATCCGCTATGCCAAGTAA
- a CDS encoding ABC transporter permease — MPSNAAPRSATHYVAPLEETPLQAVDQVNEDEKTRSLWTDAWESMRTRPTFWISSILILLIIVVAVFPGLFAHVDPRASNLDNSDGGPEAGHILGFTRQGSDVYARVIWGAQNSLIVGIVATILVSVIGIVIGSLAGFYGGWLDTIVSRIGDIFFSIPTVLGAIVIMSVIPARNAITVALVLAAFAWPQIARIMRGAVLSAKQADYVMASAALGVSRFRTLVRHVIPNSLAPVIVVATVSLGTFIVAEATLSFLGIGLPPSALSWGLDIGTAQTSIRTNPSTIFWPSAALSITVLAFLLLGDVVRDALDPKARARR; from the coding sequence ATGCCAAGTAACGCCGCACCCCGCTCGGCGACGCACTACGTCGCCCCGCTCGAAGAAACCCCACTGCAGGCGGTCGACCAGGTCAACGAGGACGAGAAGACCCGTTCCCTGTGGACCGACGCGTGGGAGTCCATGCGGACCCGTCCGACGTTCTGGATCTCCTCGATCCTGATCCTGCTGATCATCGTCGTCGCGGTCTTCCCGGGGCTCTTCGCCCACGTCGACCCGCGGGCGTCGAACCTCGACAACAGCGACGGCGGACCCGAGGCCGGGCACATCCTCGGCTTCACGCGTCAGGGCTCGGACGTCTACGCCCGCGTGATCTGGGGTGCCCAAAACTCGCTCATCGTCGGCATCGTCGCGACGATCCTGGTGTCCGTCATCGGCATCGTGATCGGTTCCCTGGCCGGCTTCTACGGCGGCTGGCTCGACACGATCGTGTCCCGCATCGGTGACATCTTCTTCTCGATCCCGACCGTCCTCGGCGCGATCGTGATCATGTCGGTCATCCCCGCGCGGAACGCGATCACCGTCGCGCTCGTCCTCGCTGCGTTCGCGTGGCCGCAGATCGCCCGCATCATGCGTGGTGCCGTGCTGAGCGCGAAGCAGGCCGACTACGTCATGGCGTCGGCAGCCCTGGGCGTCAGCCGGTTCCGGACGCTCGTGCGCCACGTCATCCCGAACTCGCTCGCTCCGGTCATCGTGGTCGCGACCGTGTCGCTCGGCACGTTCATCGTGGCCGAGGCCACGCTGTCGTTCCTCGGCATCGGTCTGCCGCCGTCGGCGCTGAGCTGGGGCCTCGACATCGGCACCGCCCAGACCTCGATCCGCACGAACCCGTCGACGATCTTCTGGCCGTCGGCAGCCCTGTCCATCACCGTGCTCGCGTTCCTGCTCCTCGGTGACGTGGTGCGCGACGCGCTCGACCCGAAGGCGAGGGCCCGCCGATGA